The following nucleotide sequence is from Rattus rattus isolate New Zealand chromosome 7, Rrattus_CSIRO_v1, whole genome shotgun sequence.
CCCCTCatcctatcccctcctcctcctcctaatgCCCTGCCCACTCTTCCTTGCACTTccccactcctccttctcctatAACCCATCTTatcctctctcttccctatccTTACTTGCCTTTCCATTCTTCTCATCTACTTCCCGATCTGAACTTCTGAACAGCATGCACAAATGGTACAGTTGGGTAGCCATGTTTATCATGATCACAGGATTCAACTGTATTCACTACCGAAGCGGGGGAATATGAATAAAGCCTTCTGGAAATGCTCCACATCCACTCCTATACCTGTGACGAGGCAGACGCCTTTGCCAATTATGTCACTGGGCTACACAACAGGCTGCCCAGGGAGgtctaaatattttcttactaTCACACAGCCACCCTGACAGACTAATTGAAATCTTGCATAGGTGTCAGAAATCACaaataacatttgtttttgttatgtcaGGAGGCCTTCCAAGCCATGTGGTACCCTGGCAGGGTTGAAAGGTCCTCTCCCTATTAGTTCTTATAATAGCTGATCTGAAGGGCGACAGGGCTTTGACACTGAGACAGATGTCTCCAGTGTTTCAACTCAATTAATTTCTGTACTTCCAGAAACATGCACTAGATTCAGTGCTACAGAATTTATCCAAGGTTGCTTCCTTCAGCTGGACTAGAACTTGTTGAGAGAAGATTgcacaaatgaaaaagaataggGTTCTTTGCTTTCTAATGGGGCTTTATGCCATTCTAGAAAGGAGAAGAGATTTCACATGATTGTGTCCTGATCCAGGTTTTTCCCTCCCTTTATCTGTGAGGCTTGAATGACCCTTTATCTTTCTGGATGCTGGTTCTCTAAATAGAAAAGCTGGTTTCTGGAACAGCAGTTCCTCCATGGGAGTAGGGAGCTCAAGATGCTGTAATGCCATCTGAGTCTCCAGAGAACCCACTATGGGCAGTCACAGAGGCAGGTAGGGCAGCAAGGCAGGGCATAATGCCTGCCAGGTAGGAGAACTAGGAGATGGGCAGAGCACCAGCTGGTCTTCCCTGACTCAAAGGATGTTTTCCTTTCAGCCTGAAGAACAGAGAAGATGGCCTTCATTGCAGTTCTGGTGTTTTTGATGGCTGGGATCTGCCCTGCTGTCCACTGCTGCTCAGGTGGCACACTAGGATGGCATACTGAAGTCCAGAAAGACCAAGATACTAGAAAACAACTGGACAGTTTAACACTGGCCTCCATCAACACTGACTTTGCCTTCATTCTCTACAGGACGCTGGCACTCAAGAATCCAAATAAAAACATTGTCTTCTCCCCATTTGGCATTGCAACTGTCTTGTCCTTCTTGTCTCTGGGAGCAAAGGGCAAGACCCTAGAAGAGATTCTAGAAGTTCTCAGGTTCAATCTTACAGAGACCCCCAAGGCAGACTTCCACCAGGGCTTTGGGCATGTCCTACAGAGGCTCAGCCATCCAGAGGACCAGGTACAGATCAGCAGAGGCAATGCCCTGTTTGTTGGAAAGCACCTGCAGATCCAGAATGAGTTCAAGAGGAAGGTAAGGGCTCTGTACCAGACTGAGGTATTCACAGTTGACTTCCAGCAGCCCCGTGAGGTCAAAAAGCTCATCAATGACTATGTGAAGAAACAGAGCCAGGAGAAAATCAAGGAGTTGGTCTCAGACCTGGATGGAAACACATTCATCATGATAGTGAGTGACCTTATCTTTATGGGTAAGTGTGGTCACTGGTTGGTGAAtagagggaggggatgttgcctGGGAGCTTGTGTCCTTACATTGACAACTGGAAAGGAGGTACTCAGTATCTCGGAGTCATGATTGTCTAACTGCCTATTACACAAAGCCCTTACTTTTCTGAGAATTTTTACATATTGATATAATTCCTGAGATGTGCCCAAAAGAAACACTGAGCTGTCAATCCAAGAGAGTTGATCTGGGTTGTGACTTAAGCTTACTGACTAATACAATGCCATGTCTTCCAATGCCAACCCTCCTGAGTAGGCAGAAGCCATGGCTAATCCCTACATAAATGACATCCCTCAGTCTGACCAGAGCAGGCATTTCTAGTATGCTCTCATTTGAGGTATCCATCACTCTTGAGAGTCTTGATCTCCAGCAGGGTACCAGTGGCTGGGACTTCTTGACCTAAAGGGGCCTAGTGACACTAATCTTAAGGGGAAAGTAGCATAACACAAAACTAATGAAGAAATGGGGGCTGTTCCTACATAGGACTTCTCCCTTGAGCCTGTTGTGTAATGAGCTAGTTTTTTGCATGAAGAAgcaggcactgggggaaattCATGAGAAAGGGGAAATGTCATCAGTGTTCTGTGTTAATGTCTGATTGCTTTTTggaaatttacttttataaaattaatatatgaagGGATCAGAATTCCCATGACATATTCCTGGATCAGGGAATCTGCTAGGACTTGGTTCCATGTAGTTAGAGACTCAACTGGGGACATTATAGGTAAGGTTAGTTGGGGAAAATCCAGGGATCACATACCACTCCTTGCCTGATAGAGACCAGGGAGTAAGATGACATTCCAGATATTGCTGCCTTGCAGAAGTCATGATGTGACCAGACTTTGGGTGAATCTTGCTCTAATTAAAGTTAGTCTGGGATACAGGGAGCATAGGCCTGGTATATCAGCAAAAAATCAAGGTGGCAATGGACATAAATATAGGACAGGAGTTCAGGGCACAggaggacagaagacagaagggCAAGATAGCCTCAGAGCTGCTGAGGGCTAGAGAATGGTTGAAATAGAGTGACTGCCTGAAAGTTCAGACTGCAGGGCATGGCTCTTTCAACTCTCCCCAGGACACAGGCTCAAGTGCTACTTGGTGCGAGGTAAGATGCATTTTTAGGCTACGAGGTCCCAAGCCCAAGAAATTGTTTTACTACCAAGTTCCAGAATATACATTGATTGTGGTTACAGAAACTAGATATCTGGATTATGCTTGAGATGATGTCTCTGACTGTCAGGGTGACCATTTCCCATGTGTGAGATGACAACTCCTTACTCATGCCTTAGCTCACAATCTATAGAATTGTGCACTGATCACAATATGGGATAACTTGGTCTGTGATGTTCTGTTTCCACTAAAACCTGTCCCACAAGCCATTGGTGGATCCCCTGAGGAAGACAGGATCTCAACTCACCCCTGTCTCCAGTCTCACTACCTTTACTCTTGTCTCTCTTACCCACTCCACCACAGATCCCTGACTATGTCAGGAGATCAAGTAGCCAGGCTCTGGTTTTGAGGTTCCTTTCTAAACCATGTCTGAATTCCCACTGCTACCCTAGTTTTTCCAGTTCATCATATCCTACCCTGAGGGACATTCCAAGTGAATGAAGATGGATGATTTGCTGTTACAATTCAGAAGCTGAGCACTGATGGGGAGGAAGTGGAATGTTTCTGTGGCTGTTACATTCTGATCACTTGCCTCACCTTTAGGCAAATGGAAGGTGCCATTTAGTCCTGATGACACATTCATGGGAAAATTTATATTGGACAAGAGGAGGCCTGTGAAGGTGCCCATGATGAAAATTGAGGACCTGACCACACCCTACTTCCGGGATGAGGTGCTGAAATGCACTGTGGTGGAGCTGAATTACAAAGGCGATAACAAGGCCATGTTCATCCTCCCTGACCAGGGCAAGATGGAGCAGGTTGAAGCCAGCTTACAGCCAGAGACCCTGAGGAAGTGGAAGGACTCTCTGAGGCCCAGGTGCATGTCCTCAGGTCCCAGAACTGTCATTGATCCCTGTACTGCAGTTGTCCTGACGCCGGTGTCCCTGTACTTCAGAGTCTCCCTTACACCCTGTGTTATGGTTTAGGTGTCAGTAGTGGACAGGTGGAGTTGAGTTGaattccctttctttgtctcACTTGTTTAGGGGCCTGATCTAACTGTGGCTCTTTTTGTTGACAAAATGAGATCAGCTCAAACAAGGAATGAGGTTTTCTATCAGGCTGTAAATGACAAGGGGTTTTGAATGtgtctttgggaggcagagggaattgTGGTGAGATATCCCTTTGAGAATCAGCTATGTCCTCTGTAGCTGTCTCATTTCCTTATCGCCCATTCAGGTAAAACCTACTATGTGACAATCTCTGGCTTAGACTCTGAGAGAGTATCAGAGAACAATGGACCAAATTTCTTATCCTTGTGGGGTATCTTGTAATTGAGAAAAAGAGAATATGGGGATGAAAATAGAACTGATCATTATTTAATAAGTTAAAAGTCAGGTTGAGTGTAGTGGTGAGGTTGAAAAGGACAACCAAGGGAAAGGAACACTGGATTCTGATGCAGTGTCCAATTTTAAATGCAAGGATCACTAGTTATGACTGAGGGTTGGCACGGCAGGGAAGGACTGCATTTTATGGATCTAGGAGGCACATTCTCAGTCAATGAGTAGCTAGCACCAGGTCAGGTTGCCTGTCCACTGTAAATATTCTCAGGTCCTGATGAATAATTAGTGCATTAGAAAGAGCAAAATCATGTGGTCTAGGCATGGGTGAAAAGAGACTCTGCTCCATTGAGAGGGCTGCTATAAAATACTGCCCCTTAGACATAAGTTTTATTGATTGGGAACAGGTTCTAGtggctctttaatttttttttattctcaggaTGATAGATGAGCTCTACTTACCCAAGTTCTCCTTATCCCAATACTACAACCTAAACATCATCCTTCCAGAGTTGGGCATTAAGGAAGTCTTCTCCCCACAGGCTGACCTGTCAGGAATCACAGGTGCCAAGAACATAACTGTCTCTCAGGTAAGACAAGGAACATGGGGTCATTTACTTTGGGTCCTAAATGTAGACAGTAAATTCCATTTAGTCATGTGGGGATGTTCAATATGTGAGAAAACCTATATGCCTGAGATCCCTCATGCCTGCAAGTGATAAGTCATAGCCCAGATACTCCTTCTCAGAGTGTACAGTCAATTGCTCTTTACCCTCAGGACTTGAACTCATTCAGAAGTCAATGGTGGGCAAAGTGCCTGTGCTTGGTTTTAGACCACATGAGTCCCAACCTATGCAGGGCTTCCTACAATCCACTGCAGAGTCTCCGCTTCTTCAATGCAGTGATCAGCCATTACTACTTGATCATCACACACAATAgtagaaataaagataataacAATGGGTCAATGGCAATTCTGATGAAGAAACTGGCTAATAGGAGAGAAGATGCCCTTATACTCTCATACCACATTCTTAGATGCACAGTCAGTTGATGACTAGTGTTCTGTCCAGTGCCCACTTAGAGCCTTGCCTGAGATCTGTATCATGTACATGGTAGTCTGGAAATATGAAGCCACGCCCTATGCAATGCTAGTGCATAGCACAAGGAGGTTGGAGCAGGAGAGATGCTAAAActtgttgtagaaattatttaatcccagCCAAGGTTTCTACCCCACCTATCTATTTAAGTTCCTGGATGAAAGACATAtacaacttttatattttcaataagccttaaacagcataATAATTAGGGAGTGGCCTAACCTCTACACTATTAGAATCCTATCGATCCCCTGAGTTACTACTTGCTATGTTTTATCTGTGTTGTTCTTAAGTCTTAACTCAACTGTGCTGCTCTTAATTGGACAGATCTCTAAGCCATGGTCTCTTGACTACTATCCCATAGCAGCTTTTTCTTCATCTACCTGCAATTCTTTCTCCTCGTGGTTCTCTTCAGAAtccaagcctgggaaacctaaaTACCACCTATGTCTCTACTGCCCAGCTATTggttgttggcatctttatttaccaatcagaaataatttggggacAGGGTCATGTAGCATCTGTGTACCTTGTTCCTGGGACAATGAGGTCTTTGGAGTCCACCATTCAGCATTACAATAGATAGCAAAAGCCTAAATCTCAACAATTTCCCTTTTTAGTCCaataaaaaatcttttctctCAGATGTAAATTGAGTACAGTTATAATAATTATTCAAATTATAAGGTATGCTTACAATGTCCAGCTCATTATATTTGatgatttacataaaatattttaccatCTACTTTAACTTAATGAGTTTACAATTCTGTACCTAAATCATATTtgattttaactttcttttaccATGTGAAAAAACATCCCTTTAAATCTAGAACACATTCTTTAAGGCTAAACAACATAAGTTCGATTGTGATACTATTGTTAGTCTTGTATCCCATCAGAGATTTAAGAAAGGAATATGTGGGGATGTGGCTTCCCAAATTTAAACAATTGTTAATGACTTCCTGGACAGTCTCCAACATTCCTTATATCATTAGAATATCTATCTTCAGCCTCTggctcagaacctctgaaagatgTAAAGTGAAGCAGAAATTTTGAAAGACTaccttaccctgtcttggcagagcttagcaATTTACCATTCTGCATCTGTTTGTCTTTTCCAAAAGCATTCTATCTGCCAATAAAATTAGGGcatttcttgcccagtggctaggTTCCTATGAATGAAGCAACTCCACATGGGGATACTGATGCTCATCACCTTCTTGGAAATAGAACAGGGGTattgtcaggagcagacatgacTCATAATCAAAAGATCTttgaataatgaaataatattaaatgtcatattctgtggagCTCTAATGCTTTTTAAGACAATCTACTGATATATTACATAACTGAATTGCTAAACAGTGATTATTTTAGCTATTTGCTTTTAAATAACCTTGAAAAAATTTATTGTAATTTAATTAGAATCTAATATGACCATGATTTTGACtatctgactcttttttttttattaacttgaatatttcttatatacattttgagtgttattccctttcccggtttccgggcaaacatccccttccctcccccccttccttatgggtgttcccctccccacccttcccccttgccgccctccccccgacaatctagttcactgggggttcagtcttagcaggacccagggcttccccttccactggtgctcttactaggatattcattgctacctattaggtcagagtccagggtcagtccatgtatagtctttaggtagtggcttagtccctggaagctctggttgcttggcattgttgtacatatggggtctcaagccccttcaagctcttcagttctttctctgattccttcaacggggtcctattctcagttcagtggtttgctgctggcattcgcctctgtatttgctgtattctggctgtgtctctcaggatctatctacatccggctcctgtcggtctgcacttctttgcttcatccatcttgtctaatcgggtggctgtatatgcatgggccacatgtggggcaggctctgaatgggtattccttctgtgtctgttttaatctttgcctctctattccctgccaagggtattcttgttccccttttaaagaaggagtgaagcattcgcattttgatcatccgtcttgagtttcatttgttctaggcatctagggtaattcaagcatttgggctaatagccacttatcaatgagtgcataccatgtatgtctttctgtgattgggttagctcactcaggatgatattttccagttccaaccatttgcctactgaatttcataaagtcgttgtttttgatagctgagtaatattccattgtgtagatgtaccacattttctgtatccattcctctgttgaagggcatctgggttctttccagcttctggctattataaataaggctcgatgaacatagtggagcacgtgtctttttttatatgttggggcatcttttgggtatatgcccaagagaggtatagctggatcctcaggcagttcaatgtccaatgttttgaggatcctccagactgatttccagaatggttgtaccagtctgcaatcccactaacagttgaggagtgttcctctttctccgcatcctcgccagcatttgctgtcacctgagtttttgatcttagccattctcac
It contains:
- the LOC116905877 gene encoding serine protease inhibitor A3B-like encodes the protein MAFIAVLVFLMAGICPAVHCCSGGTLGWHTEVQKDQDTRKQLDSLTLASINTDFAFILYRTLALKNPNKNIVFSPFGIATVLSFLSLGAKGKTLEEILEVLRFNLTETPKADFHQGFGHVLQRLSHPEDQVQISRGNALFVGKHLQIQNEFKRKVRALYQTEVFTVDFQQPREVKKLINDYVKKQSQEKIKELVSDLDGNTFIMIVSDLIFMGKWKVPFSPDDTFMGKFILDKRRPVKVPMMKIEDLTTPYFRDEVLKCTVVELNYKGDNKAMFILPDQGKMEQVEASLQPETLRKWKDSLRPRMIDELYLPKFSLSQYYNLNIILPELGIKEVFSPQADLSGITGAKNITVSQMAVLDMAEAGTEADAISRLNYDILSVKVKPICVSIEEQFLYFILDPDSVLIRFMGKVVNPLEN